One Hallerella porci genomic window, CTAAATCAACAGCTTCTCTAGATGTTTGTTGAAACTCCGTATTTTGTGAAGATTCGTTTTCTTCATTCTTTTCTGCTAAGACGGGGCGAACAGATAACCCATAGTCGCGGCAGGCGTAGTCGTCCACGATCTGACCGCCCGAACCGAAGCCCAAGTTGTAAGCGCTCTCGCTGCCGCGCTCGGTCGGAGTAGAACTCCAGCAGCGGCCGATACTCCCTGCGTCGTCCAAACCAGAATCGGGAAGGAGCCCTGCCGCTGGGAGGAAAATTGAATTTCCATTCGGACCTGTTACTTTACAACCATTTCTATGATTTTTGCTTGTCCACTTCCATTCACATTTTTCAACTAATTCTCGATATTCTTCTTCTGTTGGCATGCGCCATTTTCCGCCCCAATTGGCTGTAGCTGCGTCATACTTCGGGCTGCCTGCTATATCAAAATTGAAGTCATCCTTTTGATATGTTAGGCTATTTTCATCGGTGTATTCTGCTTTGGGTTCTATTTCGCCCCATGCAAAGTAATCTCCATAATCTTCGGAATTTGTAGCCCCTACATTATGATCAGCCCACCGAACTGACAAGCCTAAATCAACTGGTTCACCCACCACTGGTTTTGCACTCAATGGTGCTGTACAAAAAGGACACTGCTGTAATTTTGCAAGAACTTCTTCTGGAAAATTCAATTCCATTCCACATTGGGGGCATTTTTTTGCCATATTTACAATCTCCTTTTGAATTTGTTGTTTTAGGTTAAGCTTTTGACTATACGAAATCCCGTATATTTGTGACCGTTCTCGTTCGATTTGATTCCTCGTTTCTTGCGGTCGCGGACCTGCAAGCCCGCGACAAATAAATCGAATAAATCAAATGAAACGAATGCGCTACGCTATTCTGCTAAGACGGGGCGAACAGATAGTCCGTAGTAGCGGCGGCTGTCGCTCACGTACATACTACCAATAAAA contains:
- a CDS encoding DUF1566 domain-containing protein — translated: MAKKCPQCGMELNFPEEVLAKLQQCPFCTAPLSAKPVVGEPVDLGLSVRWADHNVGATNSEDYGDYFAWGEIEPKAEYTDENSLTYQKDDFNFDIAGSPKYDAATANWGGKWRMPTEEEYRELVEKCEWKWTSKNHRNGCKVTGPNGNSIFLPAAGLLPDSGLDDAGSIGRCWSSTPTERGSESAYNLGFGSGGQIVDDYACRDYGLSVRPVLAEKNEENESSQNTEFQQTSREAVDL